In Nostoc sphaeroides, the genomic window CAGTTTGATTCATTAATCGAATAATGTTTAACCCTGTCTGTCCAACATCACTATCTAAGGAAAAACCAAAATCATCATACAAGGTATATCTTAAATTTCCACTCCAAGTTCCACCGTTACCATTATTGTTGAGTGAAATAATAAAATTATTCATGCTGATTTCGGCTTTCTGAATCCCATGAATAATGATAAATAAATTTCCATTTTCAAAACTGATGTGTGGAATATCAATTTTGTTTTGTATATCTCTTATCATAATGTTTCCGTCGATAAAGCCTTGATTAAACTGCTGATTAATCTTACTGCTTATTAAATTTTTAGCTTGAGTAATTTTATTGTTAAAATTCAAATTTGGATCATTTTTGGCTTCTTGAACAAGTCGATTATTTGCATATAGCACTGTTTCACCACCTCTTCCACTTAAGAAGTCTTGATAAAAAGGCAAGGTAACTGATGGATCGCCGTTCTTAAACCATGTACCTGATGCTACTAAAGTCTTGAAAGTGTCTTTTAAAATTCTTTCTAGAGAAAAGGATTCAAAAGGTTTCCAGCCCAAAATATTGACGCCTTGAATATCAGAATCAAATTTTGCAATTACTCTTTGTGGATCAACATAATAATCACTACCACTCATATAACTATCATAGTTACTCTTACCCATTACAAAATTATTAGGGATTCCTATAAGAATAGGAGATTGATTACTATTATTGGGTGAATTCTTATCCGTCAAAGTGACAGTCGCCGTCTGAGCATTCCCCAGCGTATAGGCATTACCAGCAGCCAGAGTCAAAATCACAGACTCATTCCTTTCAAAAATAGAATCATCCTTCGGTATTACAGTCACCAAAGTAGTAGCTGCACCCGCCATAAAAGTTGCATTACCACTCAAATTACTATAGTCTGTACTGTTGATGGCTGTCCCCGCAATGGTGTAATTCACTGTTAGGGCCGAAACAACATTCCCTGTCCGAGTCAGAGTAAATTGACCAGGATTTGTGGGTTTTCCAACTAAAGTTTCACCTGCATTGATATCAGTAGCGCTGATGGTAATAATGGGTTTATCGTTGTCTGCAATATTGACTGTGGCGTTTTTTGCTGTACCCAGGTTGTAATTTGTACTAGTTGCTAATGTGAGTACAACCGTCTCATTCCCCTCAAATTGTCCATCATCAATGGGTGTAATATTAATTAACGCTGTGGAAGATCCAGCTGCAAATGTAACGGCATTAGTTAATTTGTTGTAATCTGCACTATTGGTTGCTGTTCCCGCAACAATGTAATTAACTGTTAGCGCTGAAGTATTATTCCCTGTGCGTGTGAGGGTAAATTGACCAGGATTTGCTGTTTGTCCAGCTAACGTTTCACCTGCATTGATATCAGTAGCGCTGATGGTAATAATGGGTTTATCGTTGTCTGCAATATTAACTGTGGCGTTCTTAGCTGTACCCAGGTTGTAATTTGTACTAGTTGCTAATGTGAGTACAACCGTCTCATTCCCCTCAAATTGTCCATCATCAATGGGTGTAATATTAATTAACGCTGTGGTAGAGCCAGCCGCAAAAGTAACGCTATTGGTTAATTTGTTGTAATCTGTACTATTGGTTGCTGTTCCCGTAATGGTGTAATTTACCTGAAGAGATGAAGTTATATTCCCTATCCGAGTCAGGGTAAATTGACCAGAATTTGCTGTTTGTCCAGCTAAAGTTTCTCCAGCATTGGCATCTTTGGCAGTGATATTAATAGTAGGTAAAACTATGCTTGATTGCTCAACTTTCAGGAATTGTCCATCAACAAAAATCATGGTGCTATCGTCTTCAGCACGAATTTCTGCAATTTTGACTGGGCTTAATTTTTGACCTCGGACGACTGCTGTAAACATTTGACCCTCATCGCCAGGAGTATCAACAAAATTGAATTGTTTATCGAGCCAATGTCCAATTTCTTCTAGTATTGTGTCGCCAATTATGGCGGTATTTCCACTGTTAAGTAATCCTTGTGAAAGATAAATTTTATCTGTTGCTCCGGCAAAAGCCCCTAATGTATTAGTAGGAAATACAGATTGCTCACGCACTTCAATTTTTGGTAGCTTACTAAAATCGCCTGCTTGCCATTGTTCAGTAATTATATTGATTTTTTCAGGATTAACATTAGTGCCAAAAATTGACTGTATCATCTGCTCAAAATTAGGCGACTGCACAAACTTCTGTAGTGTTAGGTATACATCTTGTTGGAGAACACCAGATATAGTATTGGAATTTAAGCTAATCTCACTAGAGTAGCTATGATTTCTCGCTATGAGTAAAGCATCTTGATTAATTTCTACTGGATAAACTAAAGGTAGATCCTTAGTATTGCCCGTTAGCGATATTGGCGATGTGGTGGCATTTGCCTCAATAGTAGAAGGTTGCCAAAAATTGTATAATAAATTCTCGTAATCGTTAAAAGAACTGCTGTCTATTAAATTATTTATTTCAATTTTTGGTAAGCTAAACTCACCCTTATTTCGTAGAGATGAGAAAATTTCGTTGTGGAATTCTGGATTAAATTCTGAATTATTAAAGGAAGATTTTAGAGATGGATCTAAAGGATTTTGTTGTGGCAACTGAGACTCAAACATTTAACTTTTCCTGGACACTTTTAACCAGAATAAATTCATACTTTTGATATGTCAGGAAAAATTTTTCACCTTTACTGAATCTTTAAGTTGAACGAGGAGATGTAAAAACTTAAAGATTAGAGGTCATTTATAAAGTTTGGTTCTACCGCTTCTTTTATGTTGGAGCCACTAAAATTTCCATTAGCAATTTCCGCAGAACTACAACTGCCAAGTAAGCATCTCAGGAGTTAATTTTCAACGGACGTCAAACTAATTCATAATTGATAATTAATAATTTATAATTTAGGGAACCCCAAAAAATAAATTATTCCACATTAAAGTCGTTGACTGTTGACTGTTGACTGTTGACTGTTGACTGAAAACTCGTGAACCGTCAACGGTGAACAATAGCAATGGAATATTTTTTTACTTGGAAGTCCCTTAAAGACGATCGAGGACTCGCTAACGCTTCGCTATCAGTGGGAGCAAGAAATGCTCCACTGTCTTTTTGCCCAATGATTTAAAAATGAGCGTGGGGGCTGCTGTACCCATTTTAAAATTTATGAATTATGAATTAATAATTATTTGGTCAAGCCTTTTTCCTTTGCGAAGTTCAAATTTATGTATAACTTTTATAACTTTAAATTGTTTTTAGCTTATACAAATTCATCTTTTATTTGAGTTGAATAAACCGATGTTATTACTGTTCTTAATGTATTTAAAGTAACTAAGGCAATAGATTAAGACTTTTCTGTGAAATGACCATAAATAATAAACGATAAATTTGTCATAAATCTAGTAATATCACTGATGTAACTTGGTATTTGCTGTATAGCGATCGCTATGCTTAACGAAAAAATTAATATAGCTTGTTTGAAACTTTATCCAAACATTTTCTGTCTATTTAAATAATCCGAATTTTCACTCTGGTGGCTACTTTTAAGTATACACAATACTGTGTTTCTAATAGCACATGGTCGTTATTCTAAAAGTTCAGTTATAACAAGCGCAAACCAATTAAGTGTTTCCTATGAAGGTGTAAATAATGACTTATATCCTGCGATCGCCCAAAAAAAGCTTGCCAAGTTGAAATTTCGGCACAAAGACTACTGCATATTTCACCCCAATAAGCCTGAATGAATAAATATAGGATGGATGAGGCGTCAACTATGACTCGAATTCGTGATGTTGTACAAAAAGCTTTAGCAACTGGCTATTTGACAGTGGAAGCTGAAAATCAACTACGACAACTGTTGACTTCCCGGTATGACTTGGAAGATTTTAATGCTTTCATGACTTTGCAAGAAGCTGCCATGACTGGTAAGGTCAAGCAAGAGTCTAGAGAGCGGTGTGGCATCAAATAGAGACGTAGCCTGCTACATCTCACCGACGGGGGCGTTTACCATCATCTTCAAAATCATCATCATCAAAAAATTCCCAATCATCATCATCATCGGCTTGATTAGTGGTTGGCGGCTGATAAGGGGGAATGATTACCCGGTAATCAGCATCATAAACAGATTCAGTTTTTCCCGCAGCCGTATTTTTTGGTTCCCGGTAGCTGTAGGAATAAACTGAACCAGACTGAGAACTGCTTTTGGCTTCTGATTGGCGTTCGTAAGTTGTAGAGTCTTTAGGCTGTTGAGCTTGAAAATTAGGAGTAGGTGTTTCCTCTGACTTTTCATCAAAGTTCCAATCATCATTACTGCCATTTGTCTCCCAATCATCAAATACATCACTAGTAGGCTCTTCTTTTTTACTAGCTGGTGGTGGAGAACTGGCAGGGCGAGATGTAGGTTCTTCTCTACGGGTTGCCTTCGCACGAGGCGTTGTGCTTCGGCGGTCAGGAGTTTGGCGTTGTCCTCCCCCAAAATAATTAGATAAGTTAAACAAGGTAGCAATCAATATAGATGTGAAAGCACCAGTGGCAGTACTAAACAAAATCCATATAGCTAGTGGTAATGGTTGAGTTCGCACGCCCAAAAATACTAGCGATAGGGCAGGTGAGAAATTTTGGACTAATAACAGCGTTAGTCCTGCCAGTACTGCCACCAATAGAATTAAGCGAATTACAGCCATAGCAATTTTGTCATTTGTCAGTTATCAGTGGTCAGTCGTCAGTAGTCAGTTATCAGTTTGAATATTCTTCGCTAATTACTGTTCACTGACTACTGACACTATCAGCCATCTCTATCATTACCTTTTTAGGACTATTGTGAAATTTACAATAAATCCATTGAGAATGTTAGCGACGACCTTGCCACCTCTGAATTGGAATGCAGTCAATATCTAGTTGATCTAAAGCACGGGCAACTACAAAATCCACTAAATCCTCAATGGTTTGGGGATTATGATACCAGGCAGGAATAGCGGGGACAATTCTCACTCCAACTTCTGCTAGAGAGGTTAAGTTACGGAGGTGGATGAGGCTAAAAGGCGTTTCACGAGGAACAATGACTAGCTTTCGTCCTTCTTTAAGTTGGACATCCGCTGCCCGCTCTAGTAAATCGGAACTCAAGCCAGCCGCTAGCTTTGCCACAGTGCCCATGCTGCATGGAATAATTATCATCCCCAGACTGGCAAAAGAACCACTGGCAATCCCGGCTCCAACGTCACCCCAAGGATGGCAGCGAAGTTTACCCGAAATTGCCACTCCAGCTTGCTCTCGCCAGAATTGTTCTTGCGCGGTTGGTTCTGGTGGCATCCGAATTTCCTGTTCTGACTGCCAAACCATGTAAGTAGATTTAGAGGCAACCAATTCAATACTAAACTCCGCTTCTAGCAAAAATTTGATTGCGCGAACAGCGTAAATCAGACCAGATGCGCCTGATACGCCTAAAACTAGAGGTTTTGTGTTATTTGACACGTAGTATTTACTTAATTTTACTCATCATCAGAGTAAGAGTCTAGGTCATCAGGTTCAATGTCATTTGGTAAGTAGAGGTCTGAAAGCTCCTCATTGGAACCCCCACCAGTTAAACCTCTGGGTACGCCATCGCTGCCAACTGTTACCAAATCAATTTGCTGACGGTAATAATCGACACTCTTAACTTGGACGGCGACGCGATCGCCTAATCTGTAAGAAGCGCGATTTTTGCGACCAAACAGTGCTTGTTGTCTGGCGCGATATTCATACCAATCATCTTTGAGAGAACTGACGTGTACTAATCCTTCTACCCGCAAAGGCACACCAGGATTACTGCTGGACTCCACTTCGGCGGCTGGTACTTCAATTTCCACAAAGAAACCGTAGGATTGAACCCCGGTAATCACGCCTTGAAATACCTGACCGATGCGTTGCTTCATCAGTTGGGCTTTTTGCAGTCCGGCTAAATCGGCTTCAGCTTCTTGGACTTCTTTTTCTCGGTCGTTGATTTGGACAATTACCCTAGTCAAATCGCTTTGGAGTTCTTGTTGCAATTCTGGGGGTAAAACGTTCCAGTTAATTTCCTCGTGGCTGGAGGAGTGGCGCAAGTTAACGCGCTCTCTCACACGGGTATTGCGGCGATCGCGTCCGTTTTCGAGTAGCGCGTAATACACTCTCTGCATCAGCAAATCTGGGTAACGTCGCAAGGGAGCGCTAAAGTGGACATATTGCGGTAATGCCAGACCAAAGTGAGATCCTTTGGTGGTGCTGTACGCTGACGGCTTAAGTGTATCTTGTAACAAGTAAGTTAGAACTTGCTCAGAAGGAGATTCCGCAAAAGCTGTGGTCAAATGTTGATAATCTAAGGGTTGGATATCGACTTCTGGATCTAATGTGAGGTCAACACCTAAATTGACTGCCAATTTCAGCATTTCCTGGACATCTTCAACATCGGGTGTACCTTGAACTCGCCAGATGGCGGGAACACCAAGAGCATTTAAGTGAGTTGCCATCAGTTGATTAACTAACAGTACCAACTCAGTGAGTAGCGATCGCACTGGTAAATCATTCACCACCACAGCGCCGAGAATCCCCTCATCATAATAGGCGTTTTGGCTGGGCGGCAGATTCAACTGGAGGCTACCACGAGTCAAGCGTACCTGTTTCACAGATGTTTGCAAGGCTTGGAGGTCTTGCAATATTTGGGAAACCTGTGATGATTGCTCAAGAGATTCACCTGTGAGAAAAGCTTTGGCAAGTTCTGTAGTCAGTGCAGTTTCGACGTTAATTACACTGGGTTGAATTTCCCACTCTAGGACTTGTCCAGATTGGGGATCAATGGTAATTAAAAAAGAGATGGTTAAGCGATCGCTCCCAGGTACTAAAGAACAGCGTTCTACCACACCTGGGGGCAAAATTGGCAGTACTAATTCTCCCAGATACACTGATTTACCCCGTTTGAGTGCTTCTCTATCTAGGGCTTCGTCAGGTTGGACATAGTGAGAAACATCGGTGATATGAACGCCCAAAAGCCAATTTCCGGCTAAGTTTTTTTCTAAACTAAAAGCGTTTTCTATAACTTTGGTATCGCCATTTACCCCTTCAATGGTGAAGGTAAATAAATTACGCAAATCCAGCCGATTTTTCAGGTCTGCTTTGAGTAGCTTTTTGGGTAACTTGGCGGCTGCATCTAGGACATTATCTG contains:
- a CDS encoding LapA family protein, with translation MAVIRLILLVAVLAGLTLLLVQNFSPALSLVFLGVRTQPLPLAIWILFSTATGAFTSILIATLFNLSNYFGGGQRQTPDRRSTTPRAKATRREEPTSRPASSPPPASKKEEPTSDVFDDWETNGSNDDWNFDEKSEETPTPNFQAQQPKDSTTYERQSEAKSSSQSGSVYSYSYREPKNTAAGKTESVYDADYRVIIPPYQPPTTNQADDDDDWEFFDDDDFEDDGKRPRR
- a CDS encoding ribonuclease R family protein codes for the protein MEFSIATLLANFTDDKLVARKVLEKKLGCEDEKSLQKLHIALDVLEKIGILVKERGKYRRVSEEGIIEAKLRCSSKGFCFAIQDVEGAEDIYIRESHLSNAWNGDRVLVRVLKEGSRRRSPEGEVKLILERSNHTLLARIKQVEAGFRAVPLDDRLLFELKIQPNGAKLEEAIDHLVHVEVLRYPLAQYPPLGRVVQILGSDAEAAADIDLVTCKHDLSRTFPDNVLDAAAKLPKKLLKADLKNRLDLRNLFTFTIEGVNGDTKVIENAFSLEKNLAGNWLLGVHITDVSHYVQPDEALDREALKRGKSVYLGELVLPILPPGVVERCSLVPGSDRLTISFLITIDPQSGQVLEWEIQPSVINVETALTTELAKAFLTGESLEQSSQVSQILQDLQALQTSVKQVRLTRGSLQLNLPPSQNAYYDEGILGAVVVNDLPVRSLLTELVLLVNQLMATHLNALGVPAIWRVQGTPDVEDVQEMLKLAVNLGVDLTLDPEVDIQPLDYQHLTTAFAESPSEQVLTYLLQDTLKPSAYSTTKGSHFGLALPQYVHFSAPLRRYPDLLMQRVYYALLENGRDRRNTRVRERVNLRHSSSHEEINWNVLPPELQQELQSDLTRVIVQINDREKEVQEAEADLAGLQKAQLMKQRIGQVFQGVITGVQSYGFFVEIEVPAAEVESSSNPGVPLRVEGLVHVSSLKDDWYEYRARQQALFGRKNRASYRLGDRVAVQVKSVDYYRQQIDLVTVGSDGVPRGLTGGGSNEELSDLYLPNDIEPDDLDSYSDDE
- a CDS encoding flavin prenyltransferase UbiX, translating into MSNNTKPLVLGVSGASGLIYAVRAIKFLLEAEFSIELVASKSTYMVWQSEQEIRMPPEPTAQEQFWREQAGVAISGKLRCHPWGDVGAGIASGSFASLGMIIIPCSMGTVAKLAAGLSSDLLERAADVQLKEGRKLVIVPRETPFSLIHLRNLTSLAEVGVRIVPAIPAWYHNPQTIEDLVDFVVARALDQLDIDCIPIQRWQGRR
- a CDS encoding Calx-beta domain-containing protein, giving the protein MFESQLPQQNPLDPSLKSSFNNSEFNPEFHNEIFSSLRNKGEFSLPKIEINNLIDSSSFNDYENLLYNFWQPSTIEANATTSPISLTGNTKDLPLVYPVEINQDALLIARNHSYSSEISLNSNTISGVLQQDVYLTLQKFVQSPNFEQMIQSIFGTNVNPEKINIITEQWQAGDFSKLPKIEVREQSVFPTNTLGAFAGATDKIYLSQGLLNSGNTAIIGDTILEEIGHWLDKQFNFVDTPGDEGQMFTAVVRGQKLSPVKIAEIRAEDDSTMIFVDGQFLKVEQSSIVLPTINITAKDANAGETLAGQTANSGQFTLTRIGNITSSLQVNYTITGTATNSTDYNKLTNSVTFAAGSTTALINITPIDDGQFEGNETVVLTLATSTNYNLGTAKNATVNIADNDKPIITISATDINAGETLAGQTANPGQFTLTRTGNNTSALTVNYIVAGTATNSADYNKLTNAVTFAAGSSTALINITPIDDGQFEGNETVVLTLATSTNYNLGTAKNATVNIADNDKPIITISATDINAGETLVGKPTNPGQFTLTRTGNVVSALTVNYTIAGTAINSTDYSNLSGNATFMAGAATTLVTVIPKDDSIFERNESVILTLAAGNAYTLGNAQTATVTLTDKNSPNNSNQSPILIGIPNNFVMGKSNYDSYMSGSDYYVDPQRVIAKFDSDIQGVNILGWKPFESFSLERILKDTFKTLVASGTWFKNGDPSVTLPFYQDFLSGRGGETVLYANNRLVQEAKNDPNLNFNNKITQAKNLISSKINQQFNQGFIDGNIMIRDIQNKIDIPHISFENGNLFIIIHGIQKAEISMNNFIISLNNNGNGGTWSGNLRYTLYDDFGFSLDSDVGQTGLNIIRLMNQTVDSIKSLDVSKIKNNIEDLGKEIAKASVLDLGYVLQKYGSANAYGIKMYVEEQISGNFGVS